A genomic stretch from Hoplias malabaricus isolate fHopMal1 chromosome 4, fHopMal1.hap1, whole genome shotgun sequence includes:
- the bmb gene encoding protein brambleberry isoform X2 — protein MFLRLWVSVVPWMLLVYVLDVHCGRADAFFEWMKKAAPDPTPVPPAVPPATLVLQGDAPPFEMGVADEKFLAEAKQMELSPLDSCHFRVVAQLKATCNGLTEEQLAKLGVALFNCQSEVEGRRTYLCTEEMSIKECTAGMDSDTWNAYHIVSNRARSVCYATRQQHFRRKAELTVNALISTAANQLETMKDLKEGQRELRDMTAASLDKLLEGHSALQLQQGVLKEGQEQLDASINANLQRLAQEKALISTGQQLVAQLIQGITHKMENVSEQLKGQGSEVQEGHQAILDDLAEVRGRAQEIYSKMELNLNGVLQQQNTTAQFYRELMGKLERMNSTLGYMLTYLDSMQTRLDDRLHMIQGYLGWAGLSLCAIWTCVMHAGYFLLAAVLLSFLQCHTFSRVSLLITVPINAIAELNQQSALDLVGLSLFLFTLSLGRWLVWQFLWMISKLNGQKCAPAPILALPAEGTPEKPEPASWPATSSTPLHDEQACDLESEEPRQDSFMMGDLCLVALSPNYGTSRMERLSLSSPNHSTPRPKTGLSNGGAVFENIPQRNLGGVLETMGQSRSSSPNQSIASNSSLSGRPLCSGTTRLGQPCKKRALAGQDFCRVHEGGNPSYSRLLN, from the exons ATGTTTCTGAGGCTTTGGGTGAGTGTGGTGCCTTGGATGCTGCTAGTGTATGTGTTGGATGTTCACTGTGGAAGAGCTGATGCCTTCTTTGAATGGATGAAGAAGGCTGCCCCTGATCCAACCCCTGTGCCACCTGCTGTGCCTCCTGCCACACTGGTTTTGCAGGGGGATGCTCCACCCTTTGAAATGGGTGTTGCTGATGAGAAGTTCTTGGCTGAGGCAAAGCAGATGGAGCTCAGCCCTCTTGACAGCTGCCATTTCAGA GTTGTTGCTCAGTTGAAAGCTACCTGTAATGGTCTAACAGAAGAACAGCTGGCTAAACTGGGAGTAGCTTTGTTCAACTGCCAGTCGGAAGTAGAGGGTCGTAGGACTTATCTTTGCACAGAGGAGATG TCAATTAAAGAGTGCACAGCAGGCATGGATTCAGACACATGGAACGCCTATCACATTGTCAGCAACCGAGCTCGTTCAGTGTGTTATGCTACACGCCAGCAGCACTTCCGCCGAAAAGCAGAGCTTACTGTGAATGCCCTTATCTCTACTGCAGCAAACCAGCTTGAAACTATGAAAGACTTGAAG GAGGGACAGCGTGAGCTTCGGGACATGACTGCTGCATCTCTGGACAAACTACTAGAGGGCCACAGTGCACTTCAGCTCCAGCAGGGGGTGCTAAAAGAGGGCCAGGAACAGTTGGATGCTTCAATCAATGCCAATCTTCAGAGGCTGGCTCAAGAGAAGGCTCTCATCAGTACCGGGCAACAGCTGGTGGCACAGCTTATACAGGGAATTACACACAAGATGG AAAATGTTAGTGAACAGCTCAAAGGTCAGGGGTCAGAGGTGCAAGAAGGTCACCAGGCCATTCTGGATGACCTGGCTGAAGTTCGAGGTCGTGCTCAGGAGATCTACAGTAAAATGG AGCTCAATTTGAATGGAGTCTTGCAGCAGCAGAATACAACTGCTCAGTTCTATCGTGAGCTCATGGGGAAACTGGAGCGCATGAACAGCACTCTGGGATATATGCTGACATACCTGGACAGCATGCAAACTCGATTAGATGACAGACTGCACATGATCCAAGGCTACCTGGGATGGGCTG GTCTGAGTCTGTGTGCCATATGGACATGTGTGATGCATGCTGGTTATTTCCTGTTGGCTGCAGTGCTGCTATCCTTCTTGCAGTGTCACACATTCTCCCGCGTCTCTCTGCTCATCACTGTCCCAATCAACGCCATCGCTGAGCTCAATCAGCAGTCAGCCCTTGATCTGGTTGGCCTCTCGTTGTTcctcttcactctctcactgg GTCGCTGGTTGGTGTGGCAGTTTCTGTGGATGATATCCAAGCTGAATGGTCAAAAGTGTGCTCCTGCACCTATTCTGGCTCTCCCAGCCGAGGGAACTCCTGAAAAACCCGAACCTGCATCCTGGCCAGCAACATCCTCAACTCCTCTACA TGATGAACAGGCTTGTGATTTGGAGTCAGAGGAGCCACGTCAAGACAGTTTTATGATGG GAGACCTCTGCCTGGTTGCTTTGTCTCCAAATTATGGTACATCCAGAATGGAGCGTCTCTCACTATCCAGCCCTAATCATTCTACACCAAGGCCCAAGACTGGCTTAAGCAATGGAGGA GCAGTTTTTGAGAATATTCCCCAAAGAAACCTTGGAGGTGTTTTGGAAACCATGGGTCAGTCGCGCAGTTCCAGTCCCAATCAGTCAATTGCAAGTAACAG CTCACTCTCTGGTCGTCCCTTGTGCAGTGGCACCACCAGGCTGGGACAGCCATGTAAGAAAAGGGCACTAGCAGGTCAGGACTTTTGTCGAGTTCATGAGGGAGGAAACCCTTCCTACAGTCGCCTATTAAACTAA
- the bmb gene encoding protein brambleberry isoform X1, which yields MFLRLWVSVVPWMLLVYVLDVHCGRADAFFEWMKKAAPDPTPVPPAVPPATLVLQGDAPPFEMGVADEKFLAEAKQMELSPLDSCHFRVVAQLKATCNGLTEEQLAKLGVALFNCQSEVEGRRTYLCTEEMSIKECTAGMDSDTWNAYHIVSNRARSVCYATRQQHFRRKAELTVNALISTAANQLETMKDLKEGQRELRDMTAASLDKLLEGHSALQLQQGVLKEGQEQLDASINANLQRLAQEKALISTGQQLVAQLIQGITHKMENVSEQLKGQGSEVQEGHQAILDDLAEVRGRAQEIYSKMELNLNGVLQQQNTTAQFYRELMGKLERMNSTLGYMLTYLDSMQTRLDDRLHMIQGYLGWAGLSLCAIWTCVMHAGYFLLAAVLLSFLQCHTFSRVSLLITVPINAIAELNQQSALDLVGLSLFLFTLSLGRWLVWQFLWMISKLNGQKCAPAPILALPAEGTPEKPEPASWPATSSTPLHDEQACDLESEEPRQDSFMMGDLCLVALSPNYGTSRMERLSLSSPNHSTPRPKTGLSNGGQAVFENIPQRNLGGVLETMGQSRSSSPNQSIASNSSLSGRPLCSGTTRLGQPCKKRALAGQDFCRVHEGGNPSYSRLLN from the exons ATGTTTCTGAGGCTTTGGGTGAGTGTGGTGCCTTGGATGCTGCTAGTGTATGTGTTGGATGTTCACTGTGGAAGAGCTGATGCCTTCTTTGAATGGATGAAGAAGGCTGCCCCTGATCCAACCCCTGTGCCACCTGCTGTGCCTCCTGCCACACTGGTTTTGCAGGGGGATGCTCCACCCTTTGAAATGGGTGTTGCTGATGAGAAGTTCTTGGCTGAGGCAAAGCAGATGGAGCTCAGCCCTCTTGACAGCTGCCATTTCAGA GTTGTTGCTCAGTTGAAAGCTACCTGTAATGGTCTAACAGAAGAACAGCTGGCTAAACTGGGAGTAGCTTTGTTCAACTGCCAGTCGGAAGTAGAGGGTCGTAGGACTTATCTTTGCACAGAGGAGATG TCAATTAAAGAGTGCACAGCAGGCATGGATTCAGACACATGGAACGCCTATCACATTGTCAGCAACCGAGCTCGTTCAGTGTGTTATGCTACACGCCAGCAGCACTTCCGCCGAAAAGCAGAGCTTACTGTGAATGCCCTTATCTCTACTGCAGCAAACCAGCTTGAAACTATGAAAGACTTGAAG GAGGGACAGCGTGAGCTTCGGGACATGACTGCTGCATCTCTGGACAAACTACTAGAGGGCCACAGTGCACTTCAGCTCCAGCAGGGGGTGCTAAAAGAGGGCCAGGAACAGTTGGATGCTTCAATCAATGCCAATCTTCAGAGGCTGGCTCAAGAGAAGGCTCTCATCAGTACCGGGCAACAGCTGGTGGCACAGCTTATACAGGGAATTACACACAAGATGG AAAATGTTAGTGAACAGCTCAAAGGTCAGGGGTCAGAGGTGCAAGAAGGTCACCAGGCCATTCTGGATGACCTGGCTGAAGTTCGAGGTCGTGCTCAGGAGATCTACAGTAAAATGG AGCTCAATTTGAATGGAGTCTTGCAGCAGCAGAATACAACTGCTCAGTTCTATCGTGAGCTCATGGGGAAACTGGAGCGCATGAACAGCACTCTGGGATATATGCTGACATACCTGGACAGCATGCAAACTCGATTAGATGACAGACTGCACATGATCCAAGGCTACCTGGGATGGGCTG GTCTGAGTCTGTGTGCCATATGGACATGTGTGATGCATGCTGGTTATTTCCTGTTGGCTGCAGTGCTGCTATCCTTCTTGCAGTGTCACACATTCTCCCGCGTCTCTCTGCTCATCACTGTCCCAATCAACGCCATCGCTGAGCTCAATCAGCAGTCAGCCCTTGATCTGGTTGGCCTCTCGTTGTTcctcttcactctctcactgg GTCGCTGGTTGGTGTGGCAGTTTCTGTGGATGATATCCAAGCTGAATGGTCAAAAGTGTGCTCCTGCACCTATTCTGGCTCTCCCAGCCGAGGGAACTCCTGAAAAACCCGAACCTGCATCCTGGCCAGCAACATCCTCAACTCCTCTACA TGATGAACAGGCTTGTGATTTGGAGTCAGAGGAGCCACGTCAAGACAGTTTTATGATGG GAGACCTCTGCCTGGTTGCTTTGTCTCCAAATTATGGTACATCCAGAATGGAGCGTCTCTCACTATCCAGCCCTAATCATTCTACACCAAGGCCCAAGACTGGCTTAAGCAATGGAGGA CAGGCAGTTTTTGAGAATATTCCCCAAAGAAACCTTGGAGGTGTTTTGGAAACCATGGGTCAGTCGCGCAGTTCCAGTCCCAATCAGTCAATTGCAAGTAACAG CTCACTCTCTGGTCGTCCCTTGTGCAGTGGCACCACCAGGCTGGGACAGCCATGTAAGAAAAGGGCACTAGCAGGTCAGGACTTTTGTCGAGTTCATGAGGGAGGAAACCCTTCCTACAGTCGCCTATTAAACTAA
- the faap24 gene encoding Fanconi anemia core complex-associated protein 24, with translation MDFEPSPAVRISAPPYGHIVINAKWRGSALVQHFKGNVKLLYEEELGVVDLQLSNRSCVLYVTESDLVAGNEYRRKIVRFRNSNSKLSGIVIVEKTHLNEQYFSGLQKFVVLELGLTLLPVASPAEAAQLIEQLVHGESKDNPFRKRSMSRLLDPVVKNMVQKIPGVGKVKALALLQQFSSIYEISTASVQELASVVGQATAQHIWGFFHDRLS, from the exons ATGGATTTTGAGCCCTCTCCCGCAGTGAGAATTAGTGCTCCTCCGTATGGACACATTGTCATCAACGCCAAGTGGAGGGGCTCTGCACTAGTGCAACATTTTAAAG GAAATGTGAAGCTCCTTTATGAGGAGGAGCTTGGTGTTGTGGACCTGCAACTCAGTAACAGAAGCTGTGTCCTGTATGTGACAGAGAGTGACTTGGTGGCAGGGAATGAATATAGAAGGAAAATTGTGCGATTCAGAAAT TCCAACAGCAAACTCAGTGGGATTGTTATAGTGGAGAAAACTCATCTCAATGAGCAGTACTTCAGTGGGCTCCAGAAGTTTGTTGTGTTGGAGCTTGGCTTAACCTTGCTTCCTGTGGCCAGCCCTGCTGAAGCAGCTCAGCTCATTGAACAACTG GTACATGGGGAGAGCAAGGACAACCCATTCCGCAAGAGAAGCATGTCCAGGCTGCTGGACCCTGTGGTAAAGAACATGGTGCAGAAGATCCCTGGAGTTGGTAAAGTTAAAGCCTTGGCACTGCTCCAGCAATTCTCCAGCATCTATGAAATCAGCACTGCTTCAGTCCAGGAGCTGGCATCTGTTGTGGGACAGGCTACAGCTCAGCACATCTGGGGCTTTTTCCACGATCGACTCAGCTGA